A window of Bos mutus isolate GX-2022 chromosome 3, NWIPB_WYAK_1.1, whole genome shotgun sequence genomic DNA:
TCCTAAATCACTTGTTTTTCTGGCTTTTGGTGTAGGGTAGAGCAGGGCATGCCTAAAATGcccactaaataaataaaaaccaatatCATGCCATGTTCAGCCCAAATGTTTtgagtagaaaaatattttatatacatacatacacacacatctatatatacagatgcacatataatatatatacatgatttcacatgggttttaatttttccatattggaaaaaaaaacttgtttaaaagaaaataaagtacaagttaaaagaaacaaaagcacacATTAAGAAATGATGCAATTATTCCATACCAGTTTATTGTAGGTATTGTGTTTCAAAAAATTTATAGCATAAATAACCTTTCATGTCATAAAATAACTTAGTACAATTTATAATAAAACTTTGAGAATATCTcatcaaaatacaataaaatatggttttaaaatatgattaacctttttttttttttaaacttgagggCATAAAAACCAAAATTACCCAAACTATGGCTGCACATTTAAACTTTAACAAAGCATATTTGGTTTATTTAAATGTAACTCAACCATCCTAAATTAATacatagttttgttttccttcctgcaTGGTTCTTTGTAATTTCTGTTCCTTTTAACTTGTATTTCTGTTTCCACACAGcttccttcttcattttcacCTCTTTCCATCTGCAAAGTCATCTATCGCCGGGCTCCCAGAACATGTAGTTGAACTCACTCAGCCCCTTGACATCAGTTTCTGTAATCCTTGCATCAGTGTAGGGAGTAACTGCTTGAGTAACTACAAAGGTATTTCAAAACTTCAGTGCAATTTGGTTCAGTTATTTTCATTCAGATGCCATCACCGTTCAGGGAGATTAATCACTGGAACCCACTGATCCATGTAGCGACTTTCCCGGCAAAAACAAATAAGTTGACTTAAGGCAGGATCCTTCCACTGTGATGAATGCGGATTCTGGgaacaaatttagaaaaaataaaattattattttttaaaaaatcagacttTGCTACTAATTACAACACTTCTGAGGGGAAGACGCTTGAACATTCTATACTTTGGCTGTGTGACAGACCacttaaaaccattaaaaaattttttccaggTAGTTGGGTTTCCTGCAAAATCGTTAAGGGTAATTCTCTACGAAGCTATACTCTGCAAAGTCTGAATACATGCAACTAACTGAgtcatatatatgttttcatatttattcagtttttgcATGAGAGTATTATTCAATAGGCTTGTCCTACCAAACTTGTACCTTGGTGCACACCTGAGAAATACTTCCATGCTGGGCTACCAGGAGTTTAGAGCTGCAGAGCAGTTAACTAAAACTGCCACCTGTTATCCTCCCAAAAGAGAGAGTAGTATTTTTCAGGAGAAGCAAAATAATGAGGCTGCCacttaaggagatcagtcaaaGTGTCCcaaaatgtaaaagacaaaacaatCACATTTACCTCTGTAAACACAAGTTATCTACCTACCTTTCAAAGGTTTTTATGGGGGCAAGGGGACATTTAAAAAACTGCAAGaccacaaagaaaaaatttccaCTCTATCCCCTTAATGTATTTCTAGGGAATTAATGAGGTCTGTCTCCTACACCATTTCTATTTTTAGCTCTGACTGGCAGAGAATGAAGCTGACTCCTTAATGAGGGTGAGCCAGGAATTTATTTGGCTTTATCTAATCTGCCCTGCTAAAGGAATTAGTCACGGGAGGTAGTGCAGATGTAGGTAGGGAGTAGCTGGACTGACAATGCTGACTCATAAGGATCTCTTCCGCTTCTGGCAGCCTCCAACGTGCTTAGACACGTTCTGTCCCAGAGAAAATCCCCATGATGAAACTAGCACATCTCGGCTGAAAGTCCAGCCACACGCTTTAATGGGTCAAAGGCTACCGTCTCTTAACCCTCGCCCATTTTAGATCTGGAGTCAGGAGACTCTCAGCCCTCACGAACTTCCTGCCAGGACTCTAACCTCGAGCTGCCCGCAAGTTCCCTTCTCCCTTACCGTCACCAGCACGCAGTGCAGGTCCGGGGGCTGCTCTGCGCCCTCGCTGGCCGCGGGGCCCGCATCGGTCTCCAGGAGCAAGAGTTCGGCCAGCCGGCCCGGGTTGCTGACACGCAGGATGTCGATATCATTCTCGCAGCAGAATGCCTGGATCAGGGTGAAGTGGATCTGCAGAGCCACGTCCCTGTCGTCGTCCTCGTCCGCCGCCAGCAGGCACAGCACCACGTTATCCGGGTCGCTGCGGGCAGGGAACGAACGGGCTGGTGAGCCCAAAGGCAAGACCCGCCGCGTGGCAGCCTGCACCCCCGCCCAGGTGCCAGGGGTCGCGCCCGGGTCCTCTCACTCCCCCTGGGACAAGTAGCCACAGGACAGATGGAACGCGGCAGGAAGTGGCGCTGCAGGGCAAGGGGGGACCGGTGAAAGCGACCTTCTCTGGCTGGGGCGAACAGGAGAACCAAGAGGGTCACGCGAGGGCTCCACTTACACGTTGAGCAGCTTGGCCGCCTCGTACACCCCGACGGTGATGGTGCGCTGACTCAGGGCTTTGCTGAGCACTTCCTCGAGGGCATCCCCCACCTTATCCATCCTACACGCGGGAAGAAGCAAGGGGATCCCGTCACACTAAGCCCCTCCGGGTAGTCGGCGCCTCCTCGCCCTGCACCGCGACCCTCCATACCGAGGGCACGCGCAACAGCGGCCCTCGACCTTTTGCAAACCCAGGATTCCC
This region includes:
- the GADD45A gene encoding growth arrest and DNA damage-inducible protein GADD45 alpha, producing MTLEEFSAGEQKTERMDKVGDALEEVLSKALSQRTITVGVYEAAKLLNVDPDNVVLCLLAADEDDDRDVALQIHFTLIQAFCCENDIDILRVSNPGRLAELLLLETDAGPAASEGAEQPPDLHCVLVTNPHSSQWKDPALSQLICFCRESRYMDQWVPVINLPER